From one Brevibacterium sp. 'Marine' genomic stretch:
- a CDS encoding TadE family protein, which produces MARGRSRQRQRGWDRDSGTATAEFAVVMPAVVLLIVLLTGAAAVGFSQLRAFDAARSAAREIARGEPRAAVVSEAKKHAGESSSVRVRADGGYSVVTVTIELPAAIFFLDAVDAHATARFEGDRSGPS; this is translated from the coding sequence ATGGCACGCGGACGCTCCCGTCAGCGGCAGCGAGGTTGGGATCGCGATTCGGGAACGGCGACCGCGGAATTCGCCGTCGTCATGCCGGCCGTCGTGCTTCTCATCGTGCTGCTCACGGGAGCCGCCGCGGTCGGCTTCTCCCAGCTGCGAGCCTTCGACGCAGCCCGGTCCGCGGCCCGTGAGATCGCCCGCGGCGAACCCCGAGCCGCCGTCGTGTCCGAAGCGAAGAAGCACGCCGGTGAGTCCTCGTCGGTCCGCGTCCGAGCCGACGGCGGATACTCGGTCGTGACCGTCACGATCGAACTGCCGGCTGCGATCTTCTTCCTCGACGCCGTCGATGCGCATGCCACTGCGCGATTCGA